In Sphingopyxis sp. 113P3, one DNA window encodes the following:
- a CDS encoding GNAT family N-acetyltransferase produces MLTHRLAAPADLDALRAVMALAIGELQKGYLSEAQIAASHTIMGLDTQLIDDGTYFIVEREGEIAGCGGWSRRTTLYGGDHSTGLRNPAFLDPARDAARIRAMYTHPHHVRRGVGRRVMALCEEAALAAGFAHAELMATLAGEPLYRACGYTPIEHVTAEANGVAVPLIRMGKALS; encoded by the coding sequence ATGCTGACGCATCGCCTCGCCGCTCCTGCCGATCTCGACGCTCTTCGCGCCGTAATGGCGCTCGCGATCGGCGAACTCCAAAAAGGGTATCTGAGCGAAGCCCAGATCGCCGCGAGCCATACCATCATGGGTCTCGACACCCAGCTGATCGACGACGGCACCTATTTCATCGTCGAGCGCGAGGGCGAAATCGCAGGATGCGGCGGCTGGTCGCGCCGCACGACACTCTACGGCGGTGACCACAGCACCGGGCTGCGCAATCCTGCGTTCCTCGACCCGGCGAGGGATGCCGCGCGTATCCGCGCCATGTACACCCATCCTCACCATGTCCGCCGCGGGGTGGGACGGCGCGTGATGGCGCTCTGCGAAGAGGCTGCGCTCGCTGCGGGTTTCGCGCACGCCGAACTCATGGCCACGCTTGCCGGCGAACCCCTTTACCGCGCCTGCGGCTACACGCCGATCGAGCATGTCACCGCGGAGGCGAACGGTGTCGCCGTGCCGTTGATCCGCATGGGAAAGGCTCTCAGCTGA